In Flavobacterium cerinum, one genomic interval encodes:
- a CDS encoding quinone-dependent dihydroorotate dehydrogenase — protein sequence MYKSIIRPILFRFDPEKIHHFTFASIRFLHKIPGMPSLLNAIYEEKDPRLEREVFGLRFKNPVGLAAGLDKDAKLYKELSNLGFGFIEIGTLTPKGQEGNPKKRLFRLKEDSALINRMGFNNGGVIEAVERLKKNNGVLIGGNIGKNKNTPNEEATKDYEICFDALYDYVDYFVVNVSSPNTPNLRALQDKEPLTQLLQTLQYKNQGKPKQKPILLKIAPDLTDEQLLDIIAIVNETRIAGVIATNTTISREGLASENKKETGGLSGKPLTKRSTEVIRFLSEKSNKAFPIIGVGGIHSAEDAIEKLEAGASLIQLYTGFIYEGPGLIKAINKKILAGK from the coding sequence ATGTACAAATCAATTATCAGACCGATCCTGTTCCGTTTTGACCCGGAAAAGATTCACCATTTTACTTTTGCATCCATTCGTTTCTTACATAAGATCCCGGGAATGCCTTCTTTGTTAAATGCTATTTATGAAGAAAAAGACCCGCGACTGGAACGTGAAGTTTTCGGATTGCGATTTAAAAATCCGGTAGGATTGGCCGCCGGATTGGATAAAGATGCCAAATTATACAAGGAACTTTCCAATCTGGGTTTCGGTTTTATTGAAATCGGAACGCTAACGCCAAAAGGACAGGAAGGAAATCCGAAAAAACGCTTGTTTCGTTTAAAGGAGGATAGTGCATTGATCAACCGAATGGGGTTTAATAACGGCGGTGTTATTGAAGCCGTAGAACGTCTGAAAAAGAATAACGGTGTACTAATAGGAGGAAACATCGGGAAAAATAAAAATACACCGAATGAAGAGGCGACTAAAGATTATGAAATCTGCTTTGACGCCTTATATGATTATGTCGATTATTTTGTCGTAAATGTGAGTTCTCCGAATACGCCTAATTTAAGAGCGCTTCAGGATAAAGAACCGTTAACTCAGCTATTACAGACCTTACAGTATAAGAATCAGGGAAAACCAAAACAAAAACCGATACTTTTAAAAATCGCACCGGATCTGACCGATGAGCAATTACTCGATATCATTGCGATTGTAAATGAGACCCGAATTGCCGGTGTTATCGCCACAAATACAACCATTTCAAGAGAGGGATTGGCATCCGAAAATAAAAAAGAAACCGGCGGATTATCCGGAAAACCACTCACAAAACGTTCGACGGAAGTAATTCGTTTCCTTTCCGAAAAAAGTAATAAAGCGTTCCCGATTATCGGTGTAGGCGGAATTCACTCGGCCGAAGATGCAATCGAAAAACTGGAAGCCGGAGCGAGTCTGATACAACTTTATACCGGATTTATTTATGAAGGACCGGGCTTGATAAAGGCGATTAATAAAAAAATACTGGCGGGAAAATAA
- a CDS encoding glycosyltransferase yields MSINNPKISALAIILNEEDNIREYLRNMSFADEIIVVDSFSNDTTLDIIRNEFPHVRIVQRPFDDFSSQRNFAIDLASNDWITFFDADERVTENGIREIKERVASNPEEVAFWVKRTFYYSEKPMFYGGQNQDRAIRLFRKSKCRYSDKLVHEQLIVDGKTANLQEIIHHYSFKNKADFLGKRLQYSQLRAQELYRKNRKPSAFHFYVKPAFRFFKHYVIELGFLNGSQGISLARIMSQHVYMRYVYLQQLYQNDNSDNRNMIIGYEAKRVFHNKTGLGNYSRDLVRILSRFYPENQYLLYNPKPAKKPLFTIESESISEKQPTGWFNRKFYNIWRQRTIVSDLKKDKVQLFHGLSGELPSGLKKAGIKSTVTIHDLIFMRYPEFYSFFDRKIHFYKFKKAAHNADRVIAISEQTKRDIIQYLNIPESKIDVIYQGCQNVFKETFTDQEKKAVIEKYNLPDQFVLNVGTVEIRKNVLAVVKAVQHIDTHLIIIGGETSYTQTVKQHISDHKMEDKVTFLKGLNSRELAIVYQLATVFIYPSLFEGFGIPIIEALYSRTPVITTNSGVFPEAGGPDSLYVDPTDSTDIQAKIELLLRDPNLRDEITEKGYMFVQKFNDDRIAKKIMALYKAL; encoded by the coding sequence ATGAGCATTAATAATCCAAAAATATCGGCGTTAGCCATTATTCTGAACGAGGAAGACAATATTCGGGAATACCTCCGGAATATGTCTTTCGCGGACGAAATCATTGTTGTTGATTCCTTTAGCAACGATACTACTCTGGATATTATCCGGAATGAATTTCCTCATGTTCGTATTGTACAACGTCCGTTTGACGACTTTTCCAGTCAGCGTAATTTTGCTATCGATTTAGCTTCAAACGACTGGATTACTTTTTTTGATGCAGATGAAAGGGTTACGGAAAACGGTATCCGGGAAATTAAGGAACGGGTTGCTTCCAATCCGGAAGAGGTTGCCTTTTGGGTAAAACGTACGTTTTATTATTCCGAAAAACCGATGTTCTACGGCGGGCAAAATCAGGATAGGGCAATTCGCTTGTTCCGTAAATCCAAATGCCGTTATTCGGATAAACTGGTACACGAGCAACTTATTGTTGACGGAAAAACGGCCAACTTACAAGAGATTATTCACCATTATTCGTTTAAAAACAAAGCGGATTTTCTGGGTAAAAGGCTGCAATATTCGCAACTGCGCGCTCAGGAACTCTATCGTAAAAACCGAAAGCCGAGTGCCTTTCATTTTTATGTTAAACCGGCTTTTCGTTTTTTTAAACATTACGTTATAGAACTGGGATTTTTAAACGGTTCGCAAGGCATATCGTTAGCCAGAATCATGTCACAACATGTTTATATGCGCTATGTTTACCTACAACAGTTATATCAAAACGACAATTCCGATAACCGAAACATGATTATCGGTTATGAGGCAAAACGCGTTTTTCACAATAAAACCGGATTAGGTAATTACAGTCGGGATCTGGTACGGATTCTATCGCGTTTTTACCCCGAAAATCAGTATTTATTATACAATCCGAAACCAGCGAAAAAACCACTTTTCACTATCGAATCGGAGTCGATTTCAGAGAAACAACCAACGGGCTGGTTTAACCGGAAGTTTTATAACATCTGGCGACAACGCACTATTGTTTCCGACCTGAAAAAAGATAAAGTACAACTTTTTCACGGCCTTTCCGGGGAATTACCTTCAGGATTGAAAAAAGCCGGCATCAAGAGTACGGTGACTATTCACGATCTGATCTTTATGCGCTATCCTGAATTTTATTCCTTTTTCGATCGGAAAATTCATTTTTATAAATTTAAAAAGGCAGCACATAATGCCGACAGGGTTATTGCGATCAGCGAACAGACAAAAAGAGACATTATACAGTATCTGAACATACCCGAATCTAAAATAGACGTAATCTATCAGGGATGTCAGAACGTTTTTAAAGAAACCTTTACCGATCAGGAAAAAAAAGCGGTTATCGAAAAATATAACCTTCCGGATCAGTTTGTATTAAATGTCGGCACTGTAGAAATCCGTAAAAATGTGCTGGCTGTTGTAAAGGCGGTTCAGCATATCGATACCCATCTTATTATTATAGGAGGCGAAACTTCCTATACGCAAACGGTAAAACAACATATCAGCGATCACAAAATGGAGGATAAAGTAACCTTTTTAAAAGGACTTAACAGCCGGGAACTCGCTATTGTGTACCAATTGGCTACCGTTTTTATTTATCCGTCCTTATTTGAAGGATTCGGCATTCCGATTATCGAAGCTTTATATTCACGAACACCTGTAATTACAACTAATTCGGGCGTTTTCCCTGAAGCCGGCGGACCGGATAGTCTATATGTAGACCCGACCGACAGTACCGATATACAGGCAAAAATTGAATTATTGCTGCGTGATCCGAATTTAAGAGATGAGATAACAGAAAAAGGTTATATGTTTGTACAGAAATTTAACGATGACAGGATCGCAAAAAAGATCATGGCATTGTATAAAGCTTTGTAA
- a CDS encoding imelysin family protein, translating to MKKIGLLLTVVSQLVCSCDFDNSDSEVVVDKYDRKAILLNWADNNIMPSFQHYKTQLENLKSASDDFIATPDMMLLEEVRQKWLEAYKTYQYISMFTIGKADEIQLSKYSNTYPTATGQIEAKIDSGNFDLNGASFDVVQGFPALDYMLFGLGENEDAILERYTTNANADNYKGYLNALVNRLALLFNTVYDDWQSGFKATFIQKSDNTASGSVNRMVNAYIHFYEKDIRTAKIGYPAGKFSTETYPDKVEAYYSKKYSKELLLEAIIAAQNFFEGKHFNGNESGPSLKSYLDYLDIKGKSEESGILLSKLISNQFYKSHYIADLLLPDLSRQITIDNTKMTATFNALQRNVAYMKSDMTSAMSIAIDYADTDGD from the coding sequence ATGAAAAAAATAGGATTATTACTGACAGTAGTATCGCAACTAGTGTGTTCTTGTGATTTTGATAATTCTGATAGTGAGGTTGTTGTTGATAAATATGACAGGAAAGCAATATTATTGAATTGGGCTGATAATAACATTATGCCTTCTTTTCAGCATTATAAAACACAATTAGAAAACTTGAAAAGTGCCTCAGATGATTTTATTGCAACACCCGATATGATGCTGCTCGAAGAAGTAAGACAAAAATGGCTGGAAGCATATAAAACCTATCAATATATTTCGATGTTTACTATCGGAAAAGCCGATGAAATACAACTCAGTAAGTATTCGAATACCTATCCGACGGCAACAGGACAAATTGAAGCAAAAATCGATTCGGGTAATTTTGATCTGAACGGAGCCTCTTTTGATGTTGTTCAGGGCTTTCCGGCTTTGGATTATATGTTATTCGGATTGGGAGAGAATGAAGATGCGATTCTGGAGCGATATACTACGAATGCGAATGCCGACAACTATAAAGGTTATCTGAATGCACTTGTAAACCGATTGGCTTTATTGTTTAATACAGTTTATGATGACTGGCAATCCGGATTCAAGGCTACCTTTATTCAAAAAAGTGATAATACGGCCTCCGGAAGTGTAAACCGTATGGTCAATGCGTATATTCATTTTTATGAAAAAGACATTCGGACTGCAAAAATAGGTTATCCGGCCGGTAAATTTTCGACCGAAACCTATCCGGATAAGGTGGAAGCCTATTACAGTAAAAAATATTCGAAAGAGCTGCTTTTGGAAGCGATCATAGCGGCGCAAAACTTCTTTGAAGGCAAGCATTTTAACGGAAATGAAAGCGGACCTTCGTTGAAAAGTTATCTGGATTATCTGGATATAAAAGGAAAGAGTGAGGAGTCAGGGATTTTATTAAGTAAACTGATTAGTAATCAATTCTATAAATCACACTATATAGCAGATTTGCTATTACCGGATTTAAGCCGACAGATTACCATAGATAATACAAAGATGACAGCCACTTTTAATGCTTTACAGCGTAATGTTGCCTATATGAAATCGGATATGACATCAGCGATGAGTATCGCGATCGATTACGCAGACACCGACGGCGATTAA
- a CDS encoding hydroxymethylglutaryl-CoA lyase: MEQVKIIECPRDAMQGIKAFIPTEKKVQYIQSLLRVGFDTIDFGSFVSVKAIPQMQDTSEVLAQLDLSQTKSKLLAIIANTMGAENASRHPEIKYLGFPFSISENFQMRNTHKTIAESLVTLQEILDIAHATDKEVVAYLSMGFGNPYGDPWNVEIVGEWTERLANMGVKILSLSDTIGSSTPEVISYLFSNLIPKYPNVEFGAHLHTTPDRWFEKVDAAYKAGCRRFDGAIQGFGGCPMAKDDLTGNMPTEKMLSYFTTQKADTGLSPMSFESAYNEALKIFTVYH, encoded by the coding sequence ATGGAACAAGTTAAAATCATAGAGTGTCCCCGCGATGCCATGCAAGGTATCAAGGCGTTTATTCCTACAGAAAAGAAAGTGCAATACATTCAATCCTTATTGCGTGTAGGATTTGATACGATTGATTTTGGCAGTTTTGTTTCCGTTAAAGCGATTCCGCAAATGCAGGATACTTCGGAAGTATTGGCACAATTGGATTTGTCACAAACCAAAAGCAAATTACTGGCTATTATTGCCAATACTATGGGGGCAGAAAATGCATCCCGTCATCCGGAAATCAAATATTTGGGATTCCCGTTTTCGATATCGGAGAATTTCCAGATGCGGAATACCCATAAAACCATAGCAGAATCCCTTGTAACGCTACAGGAAATTCTGGACATTGCACATGCAACCGATAAAGAAGTGGTAGCTTATTTGTCGATGGGATTCGGTAATCCATACGGAGATCCGTGGAATGTTGAGATTGTTGGGGAATGGACGGAACGATTGGCGAATATGGGCGTTAAGATATTGTCGTTATCCGATACGATCGGTTCTTCAACTCCGGAAGTTATTTCCTATTTGTTTTCCAACCTGATTCCGAAATATCCGAATGTTGAGTTCGGAGCACATCTGCATACAACACCGGACAGATGGTTTGAAAAAGTAGATGCGGCTTATAAAGCAGGTTGCCGTCGTTTTGACGGAGCTATCCAGGGATTCGGCGGTTGTCCTATGGCTAAAGATGATTTAACCGGGAATATGCCAACCGAAAAAATGCTTTCCTATTTTACTACACAAAAAGCCGATACCGGATTAAGTCCGATGAGTTTTGAAAGTGCCTATAACGAAGCACTGAAAATCTTCACGGTTTATCATTAA
- a CDS encoding glycosyltransferase family 2 protein, which produces MTPQPSPVKISGLIITFNEEKNIREVIECLDFVDEIIIVDSYSTDNTVAIANTYPKVKVIQNKFVDFTSQRNLALDLAKYNWVLFLDADERITPPLKAEIIAELQKPETKDAYYFVRKFFFAGKAIHFSGTQTDKNFRLFKKDKAHYIPEKLVHETLKVDGTVGILENKLLHYSYDNYAIYKKKMISYGVLKGKELFQKGKRYNFFTHYLKTIFKFIKAFFIRLGILDGKNGLIISYLQALSVHHTYKSLKFNQKQNI; this is translated from the coding sequence ATGACACCGCAACCCAGCCCAGTTAAAATCAGCGGACTGATAATTACCTTTAACGAAGAAAAAAATATCCGGGAAGTAATCGAATGCCTGGACTTCGTTGACGAAATTATCATAGTGGATTCCTATAGCACCGATAATACCGTGGCAATTGCCAATACCTATCCGAAAGTAAAAGTGATACAAAACAAATTTGTAGACTTTACTTCGCAACGTAATCTTGCACTTGATTTAGCCAAGTATAACTGGGTTTTATTTCTGGATGCCGATGAAAGAATTACACCGCCTTTAAAGGCTGAAATCATTGCCGAACTACAAAAACCGGAAACAAAAGACGCTTACTATTTTGTAAGAAAGTTCTTTTTTGCCGGTAAAGCGATTCATTTTTCAGGAACACAAACCGATAAAAATTTCCGCCTTTTCAAAAAAGACAAGGCGCATTATATTCCGGAAAAACTGGTTCATGAAACACTAAAAGTAGACGGAACTGTAGGAATACTTGAAAATAAGTTGCTCCACTATTCGTATGATAATTATGCAATCTATAAGAAAAAGATGATTAGTTACGGCGTACTGAAAGGGAAAGAACTTTTTCAGAAAGGGAAACGTTATAATTTTTTTACCCATTACCTGAAAACTATTTTTAAATTTATCAAAGCTTTTTTTATTCGATTGGGTATTCTGGACGGAAAAAACGGACTCATTATTTCTTATCTACAAGCCTTAAGTGTTCATCACACCTATAAATCGTTAAAATTTAACCAAAAACAAAATATTTAA
- a CDS encoding glycosyltransferase family 2 protein has protein sequence MKVAGFTFIRNAVQNDYSIVEAITSILPICDEFVVAHGNSTDTTLELIKSIDSPKIKIIETVWDDTVREGGRTFALETDKAFKAISPDVDWAFYIQGDECVHEKYLDTIRKEMELSLKDPNIEGLLFNYTHFYGSYDFYAHSRRWYRREIRIIRNLPGMESYKDAQGFRFEGRKLKVKHIAPYIYHYGWVKAPSGLKTKVKNTGRFYSNDDEWIDTTYNEDYEFDYGNAERLLKFKGTHPQVFQERVNRSNWKFSFDPTKMGLKLNFRRRFLALVEDLTGKRLFEYRNYVIVKRS, from the coding sequence ATGAAAGTCGCCGGTTTTACCTTTATCCGCAATGCCGTTCAAAACGATTACTCAATCGTAGAAGCAATTACTTCCATATTGCCTATCTGTGATGAATTTGTCGTAGCACACGGAAATTCTACCGACACCACATTGGAGCTTATTAAAAGTATTGATTCTCCGAAAATCAAAATTATTGAAACCGTTTGGGATGATACCGTACGTGAAGGCGGCCGTACTTTTGCATTGGAAACCGATAAAGCTTTTAAAGCGATCAGTCCCGATGTAGACTGGGCATTTTATATTCAGGGTGATGAATGTGTTCATGAAAAATACCTGGATACGATCAGAAAAGAGATGGAATTATCTCTTAAAGACCCGAATATTGAAGGATTATTATTTAACTATACACACTTCTACGGTTCTTACGATTTTTATGCTCATTCCCGCAGATGGTACCGCAGAGAAATCCGTATTATCCGTAATCTTCCGGGAATGGAATCGTATAAGGATGCACAAGGATTCCGTTTTGAAGGTCGAAAATTAAAAGTAAAACACATTGCCCCTTATATTTATCACTACGGTTGGGTAAAAGCGCCGAGCGGATTAAAAACGAAAGTTAAAAATACCGGACGTTTTTACAGTAACGATGATGAATGGATCGATACAACATACAATGAAGATTATGAATTCGATTACGGTAATGCCGAACGATTACTGAAATTTAAAGGAACTCATCCGCAAGTATTTCAGGAAAGAGTAAATCGCAGCAACTGGAAATTTTCTTTTGATCCGACTAAAATGGGGCTAAAATTGAATTTCAGAAGACGATTTTTAGCACTTGTTGAAGATCTGACCGGCAAACGATTATTTGAATACCGCAATTACGTAATTGTAAAACGAAGTTAA
- a CDS encoding DUF4856 domain-containing protein: MHFRKITAAALIASVFTVSCSDDSNDTPQQPIAIQVHADPAQAVTRVKMLVEFDAYSKDKALYPLDKVKIKGMFTNSGNPFSDAALNTSGASLKEKTAENAKPEFDLFFTEMGNVAAAYQIPAAKGVKGSYTTASSARLFNEKGLEINQAIIKGLMGAVLLDQTLNYCLNPAVLNAAANQQEAQQLWEEGYNYIFGYKGPNNNKKYFWESYLNTVNGNANFSGITQAVTDAYEQGKAAIIAGNKIERDKQINIIKEKLSKVGAIRAVYYLNKSKGKLSGTTTITGDLAAAFHGLSEAYGFISGLAYTNNPATGQPYLTKTRVEEVLTSFLGGNDGFWDANYTADQIDSISQTIATAFGFTIEQAIAQAGSH; this comes from the coding sequence ATGCATTTTAGAAAAATTACAGCTGCCGCTTTAATCGCGTCGGTCTTCACGGTATCGTGTTCTGATGATTCCAATGACACTCCACAACAACCAATTGCAATTCAGGTTCATGCTGATCCGGCTCAGGCCGTAACAAGGGTGAAAATGCTGGTTGAGTTTGATGCTTATTCAAAAGATAAAGCACTGTATCCGCTTGATAAAGTAAAAATCAAAGGGATGTTTACAAATAGCGGAAATCCGTTTTCGGATGCTGCTTTAAATACTTCCGGAGCTTCACTAAAGGAGAAAACAGCTGAAAATGCAAAGCCGGAGTTTGATCTTTTTTTTACCGAAATGGGTAATGTGGCCGCTGCTTATCAGATTCCGGCGGCTAAAGGTGTAAAAGGATCCTATACAACAGCTTCTTCAGCCCGATTGTTTAATGAAAAAGGGCTTGAAATCAATCAGGCGATTATCAAAGGATTAATGGGAGCCGTTTTACTGGATCAGACGTTGAATTACTGTTTGAATCCCGCGGTTTTAAACGCTGCGGCAAATCAGCAGGAAGCGCAACAATTATGGGAGGAAGGGTATAATTACATCTTCGGATATAAAGGACCGAACAATAACAAAAAATACTTCTGGGAAAGCTATTTGAATACCGTTAACGGGAATGCCAACTTTTCAGGAATTACGCAGGCGGTTACTGATGCTTATGAACAAGGAAAAGCAGCTATTATAGCAGGGAATAAAATAGAACGGGATAAGCAGATAAACATCATAAAAGAAAAATTATCGAAAGTCGGTGCTATTCGTGCGGTATATTATCTGAATAAATCAAAAGGTAAATTATCGGGAACAACTACTATTACCGGTGATCTTGCTGCTGCATTTCACGGCTTGTCTGAAGCTTACGGATTTATAAGCGGATTGGCTTATACGAATAACCCGGCCACGGGACAACCTTATCTGACAAAAACAAGAGTCGAGGAAGTACTGACTTCATTTTTAGGCGGTAACGATGGATTTTGGGATGCTAATTATACCGCAGATCAAATTGATTCCATTTCTCAGACAATTGCAACAGCATTTGGATTTACAATTGAGCAGGCTATAGCACAGGCGGGAAGCCATTAA
- a CDS encoding 2,3,4,5-tetrahydropyridine-2,6-dicarboxylate N-succinyltransferase, translating to MNALQPIIEQAWENRALLQEEKTTNAIREVIELLDAGKLRVAEPTVDGWQVNEWVKKAVVMYFPIQKMETLEAGIFEYHDKMPLKRGYAEKGIRVVPNAVARHGAYISAGVILMPSYVNIGAYVDEGTMVDTWATVGSCAQIGKNVHLSGGVGIGGVLEPLQAAPVIIEDGAFIGSRCIVVEGVRVEKEAVLGANVCLTASTKIIDVTGDTPVEMKGIVPARSVVIPGSYTKKFAAGEYQVPCALIIGKRKPSTDLKTSLNDALREYDVAI from the coding sequence ATGAATGCCTTACAGCCAATAATAGAGCAAGCATGGGAAAACCGTGCATTATTACAGGAAGAAAAAACAACAAATGCTATTCGGGAAGTTATTGAATTACTGGATGCCGGAAAATTAAGAGTGGCTGAGCCAACTGTTGACGGATGGCAGGTAAACGAATGGGTTAAAAAAGCCGTAGTAATGTATTTTCCTATTCAGAAAATGGAAACGCTTGAGGCAGGAATTTTTGAATATCACGACAAAATGCCTTTAAAAAGAGGATATGCTGAAAAAGGTATCCGTGTGGTTCCGAATGCTGTAGCGCGTCATGGTGCTTATATCTCTGCCGGTGTGATTTTAATGCCGAGTTATGTAAATATCGGAGCTTATGTAGATGAAGGAACTATGGTCGACACCTGGGCTACTGTAGGTAGTTGTGCCCAGATCGGGAAAAACGTTCACTTGAGTGGCGGTGTCGGAATCGGTGGTGTACTGGAGCCGTTACAGGCTGCTCCCGTTATCATTGAAGACGGTGCTTTTATCGGTTCAAGATGTATTGTTGTTGAAGGTGTTCGCGTTGAAAAAGAAGCAGTATTGGGTGCCAATGTATGTTTAACGGCATCGACTAAAATCATTGACGTTACCGGCGATACTCCGGTAGAAATGAAAGGTATTGTTCCGGCTCGTTCTGTAGTGATTCCGGGAAGCTATACCAAAAAATTTGCGGCCGGTGAATATCAGGTGCCATGCGCTTTGATTATCGGGAAACGCAAACCGTCAACAGATTTAAAAACGTCCCTGAACGACGCCTTACGTGAGTATGACGTTGCCATTTAA